In uncultured Desulfuromonas sp., the genomic stretch TGAGCACGATTGAACATGGCCGAGAGCTGTTCGGCGCGAGCGGTTAGTCCGGCGCTGAACTCACCGAGGCGAATGGCTCCTTGGGAAAGGTGGTGGACTTCACCCGGTTCGCCGCGGTTCGAGCAGATGAAGGCGACACCACCGAGAATCCGTTCGCGACCAAACAATTCAGCCAATTGCTCCTCATTGCCCAGTCCATTTTGCAAAGTCAGGATGGCGGTCTGTTCGCTCAGTAGCGGGGTGATCAGTTCCTTGAGGTGCTGATTGGCAAAAGTTTTCAGGCCGACAATCACCAAATCCGCTTTTGGCATCTCATGGGCGTTGCGATAGCCTTGTAGCGATTCCAGATAAAAATCGCCGTCACAGGAGTGCACGGTCAGGCCTTTGTTGCAAATGGCGTCATAGTCGCTGCGCAGCAGAAAGTGAACGTCTTCACCGGCTTGTTGCAGTCGTGCGCCGTAGTAGAGGCCGAGGGCACCGGAGCCAATCATGGCAATGGTCATGGTGGTCACCTTATTTTCAGTCCAGAGGGGCAGAGAGTTTCAAGATTGCCGCATCGTCATCAAGCAGCAGGGAGAAGTGGCTGCGTTGGCGCATCTCCATTAGGGTCGATTGCTGCAGGGTGCGATTATATTTATGCACACTGTTCATGGCGTTGTAAATGTTACCGCCATACCAGCCTGCTTCAAAAAATAGCAGGATGCCGCCGAGAACCTCATTACCGGTATCGATGGCCTGCAAACCGCCGGCGATAAAGGCGGCGTTGAGCAGCAAGGCCAATCCGGCTTCCTGGTAGCGTTTTGCGTAGAGTTGTCCGCTACCGGGCAGGATGGCGGAAAGCGTTCCGGCCAGAGCTGGCGATTTGGTCGGCAGTTGTTCCAAGTTTTTCAGGTCTTGTTGTGTCAGGCAGCCGGATCCGCTGAGATCGAGGGGTGAGAGTTTGCTGTAGTTACCCTGGTACGCGAGAGCCCAGATGCGCAGGCGCTGTTGTTGATCAAGCAGGTTGAGATGGGTCAATGTTGTGGCGTTGTTGGTCTGTAGCGCCAAAGCTGGCTTGCCTTGCTTAAAAGCGCTCTCAATGCTCAGAATTCGGGCAATGTCGGCCTCGTCACTGTTCGGGTAGTTGTCAATCACCCGTTGCAGGGCAAATTCGCCATCCTGCCAGCGTTCGGCTTGCAGGTAACTGCGGGCGATATTGAGTTGGGCTCGTGCTGCGGCCGGCGTGTCAGGATAGGTGTAAAGGTAGCGTTTGTATTCGGTGATGGCGCGGAAGTAATCGCCTTCGTTAAACAGGCTATCCGCGAAGCCGGGCGTGGTGCCGTTTGCGGCACTAACCTGTGATAATTGCAGGAATAAAACAGACAGCAGGATCAGTGTTAAACGAAGAGACATAACGACAACTCCTGTGAAAAGTTGATCAGGCTAACATACCATTTGCTGTGATACCAGTAAAAAGAAGCGAATTGCCGGGGTGTTTCTTGACGATTTTAAGTTTTTTGTGTAATATGGAAACTTGTTGCAATGAAAAAGGGGAGGGTGGGAAGATGGCTTCTCATCGGTTAAAACGGTTTGTTGCCAGCCTAGGATTGCAGCAAGTGTGTTAGTAGCGAGGGCGTATCATGTTGTTTAGTGTTGGGGATAAGGCGGTATATCCTGCTCAAGGTGTCGGAATTATAGAGTCCATTGAGACAAAAGAATTTTCGGGGGAGGAGCACGATTTTTATGTCCTGCGCATCTGTGACAGCGACATGACCATCATGGTTCCCACGGCCAATGCCGAGCAGGTGGGGATGCGTGGTCTTGTTGATAAGGCGCACGTGCAGAAAGTCTATGACGTTCTGCAGAATACCGATGCCATGGCTGGGAGTATCTCATCCTGGAGCCGACGCCAGCGGGAGTACAATGAAAAGATCAAGTCCGGTGACCTGCTGGAAGTGGCCGCCGTACTGCGTGAGCTCTATATGATCGGCAACGGTAAGGAACTGTCCTATGGCGAGAAGAAGGTGCTTGAACTGGCGCGCCGTCTGGTCGTTAAGGAAGTGGCCTTTGCCGAAGGCGTTGAAGAAGATCAGATCTGTAGCCGGGTTGAAGGTGTCTTCCATCATTAAAATAGCTCATTTATAACGATTTTAACGACCAGGCTGTTATGGCCTGGTCGTTTGTTTTGCTGCCGCCCGGAGCGGTAGTCTGTCACGAGGCTTATGAGTGTCATTGTTCTGATTCCTGCAGCGGGCCTTGGCCGCCGCATGGGAACCTCTATCCATAAGCAGTATCTGTGTCTGCAAGGACGCCCTGTCCTTGCGCATACCCTGTCTGTTTTTCAGCAGCATCCCTGTGTTGATTCTATTTATGTTATCGCTCCAGCGGATCAGATGGATTTTTGTCGTCTTGACATCATTGAGCCAGGCGGATTCACAAAAGTGCGTGATGTTGTCGCCGGTGGCGCTGAACGTCAGGATTCGGTGCGCCTTGGCCTTGAAGCCTGTCAGGCTCAGGTGGATGATATCGTCCTGATTCATGATGGTGTGCGACCTTTGTTTGACGGCGACCTGCTCAATGGTGTACTAAAGGCCGTTGAAGAGCATGGGAGCTGTGTGGTTGGCGTGCCGGTAAAGGACACCATCAAGGAAGTGGATGGCGGATTTGCTGTTACCACACCGGATCGGCGACGCTTGTGGGCGGCACAGACACCACAGGCGTTTCGCTACGGTAAAATCATGTCCGCTCATCACCGGGCTTACCAGCAGGGCTACCATGGAACCGATGATGCGTCGCTGTTGGAATGGCAGGGTGAATCGGTTGCCATGATCGAAGGAAGTTACCGCAACATCAAGATCACCACACCGGAAGATCTGTTGATTGCTGAGGCGTTTCTGACTGCAAGTGAAAAGGGGAATAAATGATTCGCATCGGGCATGGTTATGACGTGCATCGCCTTGTTGAAGAGCGCAAGCTGATTTTAGGTGGTGTGGAGGTTCCCCATCGTCTGGGTCTGTTAGGACATTCCGATGCCGATGTGTTGCTGCATGCGATTTGCGATGCCATTCTCGGTGCCCTGGCTGCCGGGGATATCGGCCGGCATTTTCCCGATACCGATCCACAATTTAAAGGCATTTCCAGTCTGACTCTGTTACAAAGAGTGATTGAGCTGGCTGCGTCGCGCGGCTGGCGGATCGGTAATCTCGATACGACGATTGTTGCTCAGCGCCCCAAGCTGGCTGAGTATTTGCCACAAATGGTCGACAACATCGCCCGAGCCTGTCAGGTCAGTCCCGGCCAGGTGAATGTCAAAGCGACCACCACGGAGAAACTGGGTTTTGAAGGTCAACAGGAGGGGATATCGGCTCAGGCCGTGGTTCTCCTGACACAAAAGATAGAGCGCAACCAAGGAAAGGTCATCGCACAATTATGAGTACCGAGGTAACAGAGACACAGCCAAAAGATTTTATCCGCAATATCATTGCCGAAGATCTGGCCAATAACAAACATGATGGCCGTCTGGCCACCCGTTTCCCGCCGGAGCCCAACGGTTACCTGCATATCGGACACGCTAAATCGATCTGTCTCAACTTTGGTGTGGCCGAAGAAATGGGCGGGGTCTGTCATCTGCGTTTTGATGATACCAATCCGATCAAAGAGGAAACCGAGTTTATTGATGCCATTAAAGAGGATGTGCAGTGGCTTGGTTTTGAATGGGGCGAACACGAATACTACGCATCCAACTATTTCGAGCAACTCTACGCCTTTGCCGTGCAACTGATTAAGGCGGGCAAGGCCTATGTTGATGATCTCACCGGTGAGCAAATGCGCGAGTTGCGTGGGACCCTGACCGAGCCGGGGCAAAACAGCCCCTACCGTGACCGCAGTGTCGAAGAGAATCTCGACCTGTTCGAGCGGATGCGCAACGGTGAGTTTCAGGATGGCGAAAAGGTGCTGCGCGCCAAAATTGATATGGCTGCGCCCAATATGAATCTGCGTGACCCGGCCATGTACCGCATTCTTAAAGCGCATCACCATCGCACCGGCGATGCCTGGTGTATCTATCCCATGTACGACTTTGCCCATGGTCAGTCCGATTCCATCGAAAAAGTTACCCACTCCATCTGCACCCTGGAGTTTGCCGATCACCGGCCGCTGTACGATTGGTTTATTGAACAACTGGACATTTTTGCCCCGCGCCAATACGAGTTTGCCCGCCTCAATCTCGGTTATACCGTGATGAGCAAGCGCAAGCTTCAGCAACTGGTGGCGGAAAAGCATGTGTCCGGGTGGGATGATCCGCGTATGCCGACTCTGGTCGGTATGCGGCGGCGTGGTTTTCCGGCCAAAGCGATCCGCTCCTTTTGTGAGCGGATCGGTGTCGGCAAGAGCGACAGCTGGATCGATATGAGTGTGCTGGAAGATTGTGTGCGTGAGGAACTCAATGAGGAAGCGCCGCGCGCCATGTGTGTGCTCAATCCCCTCAAGGTGGTGATCACCGATTATCCCGAGGGCCAAGAAGAGATCTTCAGCGCTCCGATCCACCCGCAAAAGCCGGAGATGGGCCAGCGGCAGATTCCGTTCAGTCGCGAAGTCTACATTGATCATGACGATTTCATGGAAGATCCGCCCAAGAAGTTTTTCCGCCTCGGTCCCGGCCGCGAAGTGCGCCTGCGCTATGGTTACGTGATCAAGTGCGAAGAAGTCATCTACAACGATGCCGGCGAAGTGGTGGAACTGCGTTGCAGTCATGATGCCGAGACGTTGGGCAAGAAGCCCGAAGGACGCAAGGTCAAAGGGATCATTCACTGGGTGTCGGCTGAGCGGGCCTTGCCGGTGGAGGTGCGTCAGTATGACCGGCTGTTCAATGTTGAGAGTCCGGGGGCCGGCAAGGATGTTGATTTTCGTGATGAGATCAATCCCGAGTCAATAAACGTGCTGCCCTCTTGCTATGCCGAACCGGGTTTGGCCCTAGCCAGTAGTGGTGAAGCCTATCAGTTTGAACGTCTGGGGTATTTCTGCGTCGACAGTCGTGATTCACGCTCCGACGCCCTGGTGTTCAATCGCACGGTTACCCTGCGTGATTCATGGGCCAAAGCCAAGTAAATGGTGGCTGGTTGATCGCTAAGTGAAAGTTCGATAGGGATCTAGTATGAGAACCGATCCTCTGACAACAGCACAGCGTAGCGAAAGAATGTCACGGATACGAAGCTCCGACACCAAGCCGGAGATAGCCGTTCGCCGCCTTATTTATTCAATGGGATATCGTTATCGGCTTCATTCAAAAGATGTTCCCGGCCGACCGGATATCGTTTTTAAAGGCAGGAAAAAAGTTGTTTTCGTACATGGCTGTTTCTGGCATCAACATGGATGCCGCCAGTACAGAATGCCCAAGTCAAAACTTGATTTTTGGCTGCCAAAACTGGAAAACAATATTCAACGCGATAAAAAGGTATTACAAGAGCTGAAAGAATCCGG encodes the following:
- a CDS encoding putative 2-dehydropantoate 2-reductase, translating into MTIAMIGSGALGLYYGARLQQAGEDVHFLLRSDYDAICNKGLTVHSCDGDFYLESLQGYRNAHEMPKADLVIVGLKTFANQHLKELITPLLSEQTAILTLQNGLGNEEQLAELFGRERILGGVAFICSNRGEPGEVHHLSQGAIRLGEFSAGLTARAEQLSAMFNRAQVPCQAVEDLKKIRWEKLVWNIPFNGLCALTDKTTDLLLAHPPTRELISELMDEVANGANAQDLTSPIDGKAFGAHMIEITEGMDDYHPSMMIDRQQGRPLELEAIYAIPLKQAAQRGIELPRIAMLYSLLSVTEK
- a CDS encoding tetratricopeptide repeat protein — its product is MSLRLTLILLSVLFLQLSQVSAANGTTPGFADSLFNEGDYFRAITEYKRYLYTYPDTPAAARAQLNIARSYLQAERWQDGEFALQRVIDNYPNSDEADIARILSIESAFKQGKPALALQTNNATTLTHLNLLDQQQRLRIWALAYQGNYSKLSPLDLSGSGCLTQQDLKNLEQLPTKSPALAGTLSAILPGSGQLYAKRYQEAGLALLLNAAFIAGGLQAIDTGNEVLGGILLFFEAGWYGGNIYNAMNSVHKYNRTLQQSTLMEMRQRSHFSLLLDDDAAILKLSAPLD
- a CDS encoding CarD family transcriptional regulator; translated protein: MLFSVGDKAVYPAQGVGIIESIETKEFSGEEHDFYVLRICDSDMTIMVPTANAEQVGMRGLVDKAHVQKVYDVLQNTDAMAGSISSWSRRQREYNEKIKSGDLLEVAAVLRELYMIGNGKELSYGEKKVLELARRLVVKEVAFAEGVEEDQICSRVEGVFHH
- the ispD gene encoding 2-C-methyl-D-erythritol 4-phosphate cytidylyltransferase; translated protein: MSVIVLIPAAGLGRRMGTSIHKQYLCLQGRPVLAHTLSVFQQHPCVDSIYVIAPADQMDFCRLDIIEPGGFTKVRDVVAGGAERQDSVRLGLEACQAQVDDIVLIHDGVRPLFDGDLLNGVLKAVEEHGSCVVGVPVKDTIKEVDGGFAVTTPDRRRLWAAQTPQAFRYGKIMSAHHRAYQQGYHGTDDASLLEWQGESVAMIEGSYRNIKITTPEDLLIAEAFLTASEKGNK
- the ispF gene encoding 2-C-methyl-D-erythritol 2,4-cyclodiphosphate synthase; translated protein: MIRIGHGYDVHRLVEERKLILGGVEVPHRLGLLGHSDADVLLHAICDAILGALAAGDIGRHFPDTDPQFKGISSLTLLQRVIELAASRGWRIGNLDTTIVAQRPKLAEYLPQMVDNIARACQVSPGQVNVKATTTEKLGFEGQQEGISAQAVVLLTQKIERNQGKVIAQL
- a CDS encoding glutamine--tRNA ligase/YqeY domain fusion protein codes for the protein MSTEVTETQPKDFIRNIIAEDLANNKHDGRLATRFPPEPNGYLHIGHAKSICLNFGVAEEMGGVCHLRFDDTNPIKEETEFIDAIKEDVQWLGFEWGEHEYYASNYFEQLYAFAVQLIKAGKAYVDDLTGEQMRELRGTLTEPGQNSPYRDRSVEENLDLFERMRNGEFQDGEKVLRAKIDMAAPNMNLRDPAMYRILKAHHHRTGDAWCIYPMYDFAHGQSDSIEKVTHSICTLEFADHRPLYDWFIEQLDIFAPRQYEFARLNLGYTVMSKRKLQQLVAEKHVSGWDDPRMPTLVGMRRRGFPAKAIRSFCERIGVGKSDSWIDMSVLEDCVREELNEEAPRAMCVLNPLKVVITDYPEGQEEIFSAPIHPQKPEMGQRQIPFSREVYIDHDDFMEDPPKKFFRLGPGREVRLRYGYVIKCEEVIYNDAGEVVELRCSHDAETLGKKPEGRKVKGIIHWVSAERALPVEVRQYDRLFNVESPGAGKDVDFRDEINPESINVLPSCYAEPGLALASSGEAYQFERLGYFCVDSRDSRSDALVFNRTVTLRDSWAKAK
- the vsr gene encoding DNA mismatch endonuclease Vsr, translating into MRTDPLTTAQRSERMSRIRSSDTKPEIAVRRLIYSMGYRYRLHSKDVPGRPDIVFKGRKKVVFVHGCFWHQHGCRQYRMPKSKLDFWLPKLENNIQRDKKVLQELKESGWNVLIIWECELKDKESVCERIKYFMEQA